The DNA sequence GATATTTATAAGTTTCATAATTTGATTACGAAGTGAATTTTCATCccattaataaaatgaaaatttagatTCGTATATGCCTTTTAGTTATTCACAGCCACTTTTATTCTTATTCCTATAATTGTATTACatggaaattaaatataatatatcacCTACCTTGctaaaaaacatgaaattatATATGACTGATGGTTAAtactttcatatttaatattctccatcaaaattaagaaaaaattggcTGTAATTGTATATTTATGCTAATGGGAAGCACTCATTTGAATGATAGGTATAAGAATTATATACCTAACTACACTTCATTATAGTTTTAAGAAACACTCATTGTTGGTTCAAGGAGGACAGATTTGATTATGTGTATTTATGTGTAATTATGTGTAATTCTAATAATGGCCACGGAACATTCTTTTGAATTAGACCATAAATTATACGCTGAACTACTTAATTATTGCTTAGTTACACCAGAAAAACGGCCCAATAGCTGAAATCCAATGAATATTCAAGAAtctaatatttctatttttcaaaatcatatgtttattttttatgagatACTAATGTTCGCGAATTAAGCTGTATGGAAATTCTACAAGTAgggaagttttttttttaaagtgtttaatacttaaacttaaaatgaatgaaatgaaTGATTAAGTAGAAAATATTGTGTGTGAATTTATGTTCAGAACGTGGGTTTATAACATAGTTTGTTAAAGTGATAtaccattttcttaaaaataaaaatgacggAAACTTAGGATTCCCAGTTTTTCCAGGGTGGCCCTTTATTGCTTATCCTTACGCAATAATAAGATCctttacatataaatataatgattgAAGGAATTGCATCCTGAGATGGCAATCTTCGTAATTGcgaatttaaatatattgattaaagaaaTAAGTTGGAGATTAAAGATAAAGAATTCATGGGAAACGCTTTCCGTTCTCAAAGACATGTTTGTACATAGGGAGGCAAAGTGTGACGCACATCACAAAAGATTCTCTCAAACTACCATTCTTTGATAAGGTTTTTCCTCTGTTTCACTTCCACAAAGCCtctaaaaactatttttatcaCTTCAAAAGCTACTTCTTTTCACTCAAAAAATATGCATTAACCTCTCATCAATGCTATAATCTATTTTTCAACGCGTAAAGGCTTCAATATTCTATAatcaaaatcttttttttttttttgtgtggatATATATTGTTCAAGTTTGAGCATTTATTTGTTTGCCTCGTATTCCTCTGATGGTTATCCATAGTGGTTACCTTTCCAAGGGCTTCTCTGCAAAAACTGAGGGAACCTCTGTGGGATGCACGTGTCTTGTTGATGAAATTTCACGTGGAGATGGTGACCCATGTGTAGTGTAGCTTTCGCTTTGCGAGCCAACAGTAATAATACACTAACATATACATATTGGTATGCATGTGTAGCTTCAATTTCAATGGATTTATGGCCAACAACGCCAGCTTAATAGGGGTGTGATTTCATATCACTCTTATGCTTACCTCAAAAGTTTTTCCAATAATGCATCATCCTcaccaaattcaaattcaaattttcagaCACACATCATATGCTtctgttcattttttttttctttctttttaaatcCTTTATTTATCTCTCTCACTAatcatttactcttttttaaATACAAGCATATTATATGTCTATTAATTCTCTGAATCTGTCAGCTAAACATTATATTAAACTTCATCTCGCTGTTAAACCATGATGAATCGgagtaatataaatataaaactatcAAATTTAAATCCGTGAATAAAGTTTGACAGGTGGCAGGCATATAGAGAACGATTCTTCTTCTATCACGTCATACCAGGTTTTTGAAACATGGGAATTAAGGTTTCACTCGGGTCATCAATCAACAAGACACAGATGTAACAAAGTTTTTTAAGGATAAACCTAATATCAAACCGCACTGAAAATTATGGCTAACCACTCCCACAACATTATTAGGAAATCACAGCAAATCCAAAACAACACCACAAGGAGCAATAATGCGTGTATAATGGGATCAGATTCCCAAAGTCAAGAATTTTCTGCAGCACACGTTCCAGTGATAAGAATCAACGGATAAAAATCAAACTATTCAACTTAAAATGTGTTTGCAGAATCAAATATGCGAGTATGAACGTACAAATGGAGGGAATTTCGGAATTTATTTATGGTGTGAATGCTATGAGATTGTTTTGAAAGTGTGAGATGATGAAAAGTCAACATTGAAGATTGGATGGGAAGAAAGAAGCAGGAGGCAAGTGGGGcaattaaactaatttttggAGGTGTTGACGTTTGACAATTCTAAGGGTTGGTCCTCATCATGGGTTATTCAGGAAACAAACACTTCCCAATAAGTTAAACATTTTCTGGTAACATAAATTTAACGAGCCTTGTGGGCTCTGTATTAGTCATCCTTCGCAATCTTATGTGTCACAGCTTTTAATTAGGTGCCCCAAAGATAAAACGCTTTTTAACCAGGACCACTGAATTCAACATCAAAAGTAAGTACCTAAGACATGTTATTGGTCTTTTCCTCTTCCAGAGATTGGTACTTAACATATGTGATGGAGGTCTCCCCAATAATTGGAAACATTTTAAGAAATAGAAGCGAAAAAGTAGACACCAAAATATGCAATGCCccatggtttttttttttttttctcttgattTTCAGCTCCTCGTAGAATGTTATAAGTCAGCCTTTGCGAAAGTTTGTCCTTTGAATAATGACTAGTTGGAGGGTGGAAAAAGAAAGCTCTTGTATTCCCtgttcatactttttttttatttttttttatctatattctCTTCAGGCCAATCCCTTCTTATGCTCACCAATTGTTTTGATGGAGCTTTAAGCATAATTGTTAAAGTAGAAACTTGAATTCAAAGTCAAGCATCGTTTTAgaacgtgtatatatatatttttgagtaACATTGTGTTTCCGGAACAAACAATGTTTGGTAAACATAGAAAAAGTTTCACaagatgaaaaatgaaaaactggTGTTGCTTATTGCAGAACTTTTTATTGAGACAGATAgtgatgatatttttttttttttttccttttttattgcACTGCATGGCTATGATATTTAGAAGCTGTTTTTGAACAGTGAAAGTCCTTCATTCCGGCTGAATAATACAAACGAAAGCGTGGAATCTGTGACTCCATAACATGGGAACTTGAATTAAATGCTTTACTGTGTTGTATTGGCCTGTTATAAGCTATACGTCAACATCAAGGCCATTCCCAATATCAAACCATTAtgccatttttttattgtatttttttccaCTCAGCTCTTTTTGGCCTACACATGCCAGCTTCTGTCATCAATTTGGATCATTATTGGTTTACATGTCACATGATTGCCTTAATAGTTTTACTCGCTCTTTAAAATCTAAATGATGGGAGACtcactttttgtttttgatatAAGATGGGAGCATCATCGCTTTTTAATGTATGGGAGGCTCATTTTTTGTACCAAGCCAAGTTGCGTTCTGGTTCTTCTTTCCTTATTTGGAAAACCAGTGAcctattaaacaatttatatatgtaatttccccaatttttatattttacaattaacCAATTGGATGGGTTGTTGATACCATTCAAAATTTGAATACAACGATAATTGAGTGCcgttaaaatatttcataactttgtattattatctttttaaaatacattaagtATCCATATCCCTGATGTGAGGAAAATCTAATTCAGATGGTTAAACATGATAGATGGTAAAAATGAAGTAGAAATGGAAAGGCCAAAGTAGTTTGTGCAAATCATGGTGAAAAAGTTAGCTAGTGCTCATTACCAATCATAGAATTACATTTGGTAAAAGTATAGATGTAAAATGAATGGTAAAGAAAGTAGTGATGGAAGAGAGacagaaaaatatatttccCAACCAAGCCCCGTTACTTTATTGGCTGTGATTGATGAATCAATGTAGTATGTCCGGTCTTGAAAGCCATGTCATATCAACAATTTGAGGTTTGAGTTGATGGTTCATTTGAACCAAAAAACATCATGTATGTAGGAATTCATACTATGATACAATCTATCGTACACTTGAGATTATTTAGTGTGTATATTCTGCATGAGTatgatggaaaaaaaaaaatcaagtctTGATAATTCCAAGTGTTTGTGGGTGAAGTGCGAGAGAGTGTTTAATATCTGcaatgtgaagagtgtgagagccCATTGGAATTCTCCGAGTCCCGGAGGTGTCAACGACGCTGAGGAGCTTGCAAACGTGAATGTTGATCCGCACCCGTTGTTGGGCCTTGGGGGGAAGGTGGACTTTGTGGAAGCCCACAAGTTGCTTAAGTGGAGCCCAGTGGCCCTTTCCAGCAGGTGGTGCGGAGAACACTAGCAACGTGTGCGTGCCATCTCTGGATCCAACATTTTTAACGTCCACGTGAAGGCTAACAGAAAGCTTGCCACATCGTGCATGTGTCACTTTAATTGCCTTGTTTGCAATGTTGGAGGAGCTATTCCTGTGACGGTGCCCATCCACGGGAATTGATACCACTTTGGGTGCACTTGCCAATGTGTGAACAAAATGCGTGTAAGACAAACCGTAACCGAATGGATACACCACTGGGCCACTGTAAAATCTGTAGGTTCTTCCTGGGTAACCTTTTCTTTTGCTTGATCGCATTGCCATATTTGTCATTGCCAACTTTTCAACGTACCCTTCTGGGTACCATGTCATAGGTAGCTTGCCTCCTGAAATTTAAATATACGTATTTCATTACCTATCTATTTTCATACAGTTTATGGGCTTTTTCACAAGAGTTAAAAGAAGACAAACCAGGGTTAGATGTTCCAAACAAGATATCTGCAATCGCAGCACCACCGGCTTGGCCCGGATAACCGGCCCACAAAATTCCCTGGATTCTAGGGTCATTCTTTGCGAAAGTTATATCCACAGGCCCACCAGACATTATGACCAAAATCGTTGGGCCCTTGGAGGCAGATGCTACTTGGGACACAAGGTCTTGTTGGTGACCAGGAAGAAGCAGGCCAGCCCTGTCCACAGTTTCAGCCTCCATGGACTGATCCAGGCCCATCACCAGCACAGTTGCATCCGCTTGTTGGGCTGCATTTATAGCTTTCCCGAATTGCTTGTTGTCTCTGCAGGCCACATTTGCACAACCCGGCTCGTGAATAGTCTTGGTATATTTTCCTATTCCCTGCAAAGGGCTGGTGTATCCGCAAGCAATACCTAATAAGGAAGTGAAGAGATGGTTatgttaaattgatttttagttAACAAGATATTTGGGGAATGAAAAGTACCTGCATAGTTTCCGATCATTGTGACAGTGGCATTAGAATTGGGCCCAATAAGAGCGAGGGTGCGGTAACGCCTTGTGGAGAGAGGCAAAGAAGGGCCTTTGTTTTTAAGTAGAACAATCCCTTGTGTGGCGGCTTGAAGGGCAAGGTGTTGGTGACTTGGGGTGCACACATCTCTTGGGCCAAGATTGCCATACGGATGGCCCGATGGCTCACCGTCATACATCCCTAACCTCATTTGGACCGTTAACGTGTTCGCCAAGGCCCCATTGACATGGGCTTCAGTTAAGAGGCCTTTTTTGACAGCGTTGTTGGTGTGTTGGGCTAGAAAAGGGCCACAATCCAAATCCAAACCTGCTTTAATGGCATCGGCAGCAGCTTCTTCTGGCGTAGACGTGTAATGTTGGCTATTGTAAAAGACCCCAACGGAGTCACAGTCCGATACAATGTAGCTGAAGCGTAGGGGAAAGCAAAGAGTGAGATTTATTGTTGTGTTAGAGAGAATGAAAGTGTTTGCAGTGTAAGCTTACCCATTAAGACCCCAGAGGCCTCGAACGGTAGTCTTTAGGAGAACGGGATCGGCACAGGTAGGAACGCCGTTAACCTGATTGTAAGAACACATGACACTGGCCACGTTTCCTTCCTTAACGCACATCCTGAATGGGACGTTGAACGTGTCCTTCATATCCTGCTTGCTAACCTCTGCGTTGAAGTGAAAGCGATCCACACCGTTCCAATTATCAAGGTCATAAGCCGTAAAGTGTTTGCAAGAAGCAGCCACCTTCAACCGGTTACCGTCGTTCCCCTGTAATCCCCTCACGTAACTGGCCGCATACTTACCGGCTAGTAATGGATCCTCACCGGGAGTCTCCTGTCCGCGGCCCCACCGTGGGTCTCTGAAAATGTTGACGTTTGGGCTCCAGTATGTAAGCCCACCCGTTCCTCCGTTGTACATTGCTCTTGCTTCGTCGGAGGCCACCTaagttacaatttttattaattattcaattacaaaaatattttaatcattttattggAGAGCCATTGGTTTGCGTAAGATTCTTCTTCAGCATAAAATTCAAGATAGAGAATTAAATCAATGTCGAACAAATGTTCGCATGCATAGTGCACATAATCATCAATAATACTATATTACTTACTGTTaaatcttttttcctttttttcattcacgttatatttgtttaaggagagaaataaaaacaaaataaaacaatgggTCAAAAATACAtgattttttaagatttttatatAGTAAAGATAACAAATAAAAGTAAGGCCAATCAACGATTTTGAGAAATTAATAAAAGCAATACAAAATTCTTAAAACAATTATAACAGAAAAACATATTATTAGAAAACTTTGAACAAGATGTTTTCACATCCACCACGCAGTATGAAGTTCGACCATAAGTTTCTAAGGTATTAGTTTTGAGCAACACGGATCAATTTTGATGATATAtacacataatttaatattttaaaatgtatttacaacattacaatttttaaataaaaaaaggtaaaatatcacttgaatattaaatatcaaagaaaagttattttttcgACAAATACATTGattatttacaaaatagtcattaatttttctaattacagTACCTTCgggaaaatatttgttaaaattaaaaatgataaagtcCTATTTATATCAAatgtttctaaaaaaatatttaatggatTGAAAAAAGTTTGTTTCAAAATCTGATTgtacaatttaatataaaaaattgaggaaactcatttcaaataattcaaaaataatttttatgattagAACGTCTTAAATATTAATCTAAATGTTTTTACTTACCGAATTCAACTTGTATTACCGGAAAAGAGCGACGAATTAATGGATGTAAGTATAAAACAAAAGTTGCACTTTCTTTCCAAAAGAATAGAAGTCTCACTGACTCCACTTTTCCAACTTTTTGACTAAAGTGACGAGAAAGATAAATGCGTGCCAtctacattaatttttttctccgCCTTCAATCTTTTTTCCCTTCAATATTTTTCCAGTTCAATCAATGAAAGATATATTTGTTAGCTTGTTTCCTGagctaacaaatattttaaacaagaaTAAATCAGTGGTACCTATTCCATTCTTCTAAGAAAACAGAAGCCATGAAAGAAAAGCTTACCTGTCCAATAGCTTCCCACAAAGAAGCATTGAAAGAAGCAGCGGTGGTGATGACTTGAGGGAAGCTGGTGGCGGCGGGGAACTGGCCGCCAAACTTGGTTCCGGGGCCGACATTTGAGACCCCATGCAGTGCCTCCGACCACCACTCATAGCCTTTGATTCCAAGCCGTGGAACTGCCGCCGCATTGTTCACCAGCAAGCTCACTTTTTCTTCCACCGTCAACCTTCCAATCAGGTCCTTCACCCTCTCCGCTATTGCCGCCGACGCCTTGCAAAAGGGTAAGCCCCTTGTGGCGGCGTTCTTTGGGTCACACGCAAAAGGCTCGCGTGCCTCGCCACCCCAGAGCACTATCAGGAAGAAGATAGTGGTGAGAGGTGAAAAGACTGAAGCCATTGTAGggaaagggaaaataaaaagtagTGGTGGCTTGAGAAGTTATGGGAGGGATGGaacaatgtttatatatatgtaagGGAACATCATGGCTTGTTGTTTCAGATAGAAGTTGCTATTAGCTGTTGGATTTTCCATTATCTTTttaccttcttcttcttcttaggAAATGAAGCAACTTGGCTGGTGAGATTTAATGCAAGTTGGTGACTTCAAAAAAGTTATATCTGTAAATTTGTCAAATTAACAACTGAGAGAATTCATCACCTGCCGTATGTCGGTTTTAAAAACCACATTATAATGCTGTTACTTTCTTATTCTTTACGAAACTGAATTTACCATATTTACCATTGcaatgtttttaataattggCTTACAATTGCAACCTCAGAATTCTATTACTTATACCTTATTTTTCACTGAGGTTAGGGTATGGGTCCAACAACATTTGAATGGGCATTGGTGATCCCATTCCTTGGTATTGGTGACCCTATTCCTTGGGTATGGTTGGTCCTACTCTTTAGAcattaataattaaaccaaatgtGCAGTGTTAGATATTGCATGGGATTGACTTTCTTTATTTTGGTGGAAACATTTTCAAATGTTTATCTGGCAAGCATAACTTATCTTAGCCAGTAAAATGATTAGGTGGTCCAAAACTTCTTGTTATATCTGGTTCAGATGCCAAACAGAATAAAGAAACAACTTTCCATCACAGAAATTACTAATGCTTATGGCAACTCATGGACATTGGTAATAACCCTTTTTGCTGAAATGTCCCAAACATTGAGAAGATGTTCTACTTTTCTGCTTGGCACCGATATCCATAACAAGTGGATGACTTGGATTGGAgtttatcaaattttactacCAATGTCAAATCATTGCAAGCTATTGAATCATTCCTGCATGAGTTGTTCGATGGTTTTTGTTTTACTCTTGAGCTGTTAACTTACAAAATGGACAGAACCAGAACCAGGTTGAGTATATCACACACATTTTCAAAGGTGGTTGGTTTAAAAATCAGAAACATGAAAACAAAGTGGAGTCCAGTCCAAGAGAAATTACAGATCAAGAAGAAAGTGTaaagttaaatttgaataaagtaTTGTccaattttaacttataaaagtGCTTGTTGGTTGGGAAAGTAGCTTCCCTTACAAGTGAGGTTCGGATCTGGGACATAGCTCGTGGCTCAAATCTTATCTCATTGCAAACCTAAAACCACCCAAAATAGTTGATATCTCTAATATCTGGACGGTGACATATATAATTGCATTACCCGGAATAtagaacaaacaaaaaaaagcaAAGCTAAGCACTATTTTCCGTGTCTTTCTCCCCTTCAATTATATGAACAAGTAGACCTACACAAGGAGAAACAGAGAGAGGGGGAAAACACAATATCCAAAGATCAATTTTAGGTGGGAAACAAGGTTACACATATCACACGCTACGAATTGGGAACATTTTTTAATCATTCATATCTCaactttttcactttttgtGAGGTGaggttttttcaaatttaagtaaGGGGAAGAACATGATCTATATTTTAGATATTTGGATATCGATAATTGGAGTAGCAGCATTGTAGTGTGCAAGTGGATGAACAGAGAATAAACTTTCCACTTGAGTTGCATCGAAGGAACATGAATGAGAAAAGGTTTGCGAGATATTGCTCTTGGGAGGGTGCCCATAATGTGTTGCAGATGTTTTGTCTGTTTCCTTTCATCATTTCGCACTTTTTCTTCGTTCTTATCTTTGCTCCAAATCTACCGATTCATTAGTCAAATGGTTGATACAAAATTTgaccttttatttcttttggcTCCTTATGATTGGGTACATTGGGGCAGAATCGCATGAATAAGAAACACATTACATAGTTAAATCCAACAAATCTATTCATAGTGATTCCTTGAACTTTCTAACTGTATTCCTTGCAGAGACCCAAAGTtcgaagaaaaaacaaaaggaataaAAGGATCAtagaaaacaaacacacaaaaaagaGCATTACCGGGAACTGAAGATCATGACTGTTGTCAGGCGCCGCCCCTGAGTAACTTTTCAGTGTTAGTGCATTCTTAAAAAAGATTATTCAagaatagttttaaaattatcacaaattaatataaatatctttCAGTAATTTTCGGTGAATAATTTACTTTTAGAAGACATCTTGaaacattttataatgaaatatgtttagaacaatattttttttatagaaactgaaattttagaaattattttcttacattattatattatgttcaTGTCTTTAGTCGAGATACGTGTGGGATGTCAACAAAAtccatatccgcgggtatctaTGAATAAAATCCGCAACGAATAAGAAATTGATATTCATGGATAACGGATACGGgtatttttaatacccgcatgttaacggagCGGGTACGTATCCATACATGTGGATACCCGTACtagctatactctaatttaaattaaaaaaataaaaaaaacatgattaaaatattaacatattgattttgaatgagttatttttttatcaattatttttttttaaattattctctttgtaaactgtcattcaacacaatttaaatgagttatttgaactttgtttaaaatttttgaatgttatgcattgtgttttatttgaatttacgattaaaatatattgttaaatatttattttatttttaaatatccgCGGGTACCTGTGGATATCCGTggacattaaaaaattatgcgggtacccaCATAATGGATACCCGACGGTATAGATATGGATACAGAGCGAATATTTATCTAGCGGGTAAGATACGGGAGAGCTACtacccgtcccgttaacatCTCTAGACACGTTAGAGTTAGTATCGAGTGGTATGCAACCcatttagggatgtcaaaaatttGTGTTCGTAGACCTATGGATAAAATTTCGTAACGGATAGTTagtatttacaaatatttattattcatggGTAGCGAGTATTTTAATACCTGCTTATAAACGGGTCAGATGTAGTATCAAACTACCCGCACCCACGAGTGCCCGTTAtccgaaaaaaaataaaaataaatttaatttgtattttattaagttaaatttaattcaaattatattttattaggttaaatttaattaaaattaaaatttaatttatatttaacttaacttaatttaatttaatttatattatttttataattttattttaaaaaattataagatatatatcctttttaaatatttgtgagtATGCAAGTATCTACGAGTATCCAcgggttttaaaaaaaatttgtagatattttttaaatgagtaCCCGACAGATAAACTGGTGGGTAGCGGGTGAATATATTTTTTGCGAGTCGGGTTGCGAGTAAGTATTATCCatgcccgacccgacccgttgtcatccctaagcCTACCTAATCAAGAtcacacatttattaattattgtaaatattcAAGTTATTAtcaatatgaataaaatttttatcaagTATATGAATTTTTGTGAGTAGAGATTTCAAGATCACacgtttattaattattgtaaatgTTCAAGTTATTATCAtgatgaataaattttttatcaagtaTATGAAGTTTTGTGAGAAGAGATTTATTAATTAGAATAGATTAATCGAATATGggtaatcaattttaatttgtttatagatttttttcttatgaGGCAAGCataactagagatggcaaataaactcgtccccgtgggtattgcccgaacttgttcccgttttgacggggaatacccgcattgactgggtatgggtatgggtatggggaatccccgattttttcaattgggtatggggatggggatggggatggggatgaatatatccccgccataatattcgtccccgccatatttctatcctcgtttaaattattaaaatattcacaattaattaagtaaccctatatattctttttatttcttctaaatatttggtttgtcatgaaactcattcgcatctccaatatattttttatcttatcataatctttatgtaattatgttaaaatgatgtatgtcaattaaaaaaaaaattatgtctaacatttgaatatttctattattttttaacatttttatttattgtatattttcctttcacatgagaatgtttaatacttttaatttaagtgtttaatagcataaacatttcatttacttggtaatataaatttttttttacttattattattaatttttatttcatttcaataactcttttatttcgttaaaacaatttttgttatttctcaaccattgagtatatatgttgatatttgaaaagttttcttagatctctaagatattttttgtcttattatacccttaattatacatttgtttttctttgtgcagttctttccaatagtctccaaattgtttataagacacacatttgttaatttgttaattttttaatatttttatttttgtttattttcatcatgtagaatactatttcaataatttttatctaattattttttattttctaactcatgacaatcatactttaagtttttcactataattgtataaataatttttatttactacaatataaaaatttaatgtaattgtcatgaatattttttttatcaccatccaacatatattggagtttaaaagatacaatatctatgataaaattttattatgtttattatttgttctttgtgtcattttttttatcaaccattgagtatatatgttgatatttgaaaagttttcttagatctttaagatatttttcatcttatcatacccttaattatatatttgttttcttttgtgtgattccttccaatagtctccaaattgtttataagacacacatttgttaattttttaatatttttttattttattttcatcatgtagaatactatttcgataaattttatctaattattttttattttctaactcattacaatcatactttaagtttttcactataattgtataaataatttttatttactacaatattaaaatttaatgtaattgtcatgaatattttttatcactatccaacatatattggagtttaaaagatacaagatctatgataaaattttattatgtttattatttgttctttgcgtcatttctttatcaaccattgagtatatatgttgatatttgaaaaattttcttagatctctaagatatttttcatcttatcatacccttaattatatatttgtttctttttgtgtgattccttccaatagtctccaaattgtttataagacacacatttgataatttcttaatatttttattttttgtttattttcatcatgtagaatactattttgataaattttatctaattattttttattttttaactcattacaatcatactttaattttttcaatataattgtataaataatttttatttactataatataaaaatttaatgtaattgccatgaatatttttttaccaccatccaacatatatt is a window from the Vigna unguiculata cultivar IT97K-499-35 chromosome 7, ASM411807v1, whole genome shotgun sequence genome containing:
- the LOC114189782 gene encoding probable beta-D-xylosidase 2, producing MASVFSPLTTIFFLIVLWGGEAREPFACDPKNAATRGLPFCKASAAIAERVKDLIGRLTVEEKVSLLVNNAAAVPRLGIKGYEWWSEALHGVSNVGPGTKFGGQFPAATSFPQVITTAASFNASLWEAIGQVASDEARAMYNGGTGGLTYWSPNVNIFRDPRWGRGQETPGEDPLLAGKYAASYVRGLQGNDGNRLKVAASCKHFTAYDLDNWNGVDRFHFNAEVSKQDMKDTFNVPFRMCVKEGNVASVMCSYNQVNGVPTCADPVLLKTTVRGLWGLNGYIVSDCDSVGVFYNSQHYTSTPEEAAADAIKAGLDLDCGPFLAQHTNNAVKKGLLTEAHVNGALANTLTVQMRLGMYDGEPSGHPYGNLGPRDVCTPSHQHLALQAATQGIVLLKNKGPSLPLSTRRYRTLALIGPNSNATVTMIGNYAGIACGYTSPLQGIGKYTKTIHEPGCANVACRDNKQFGKAINAAQQADATVLVMGLDQSMEAETVDRAGLLLPGHQQDLVSQVASASKGPTILVIMSGGPVDITFAKNDPRIQGILWAGYPGQAGGAAIADILFGTSNPGGKLPMTWYPEGYVEKLAMTNMAMRSSKRKGYPGRTYRFYSGPVVYPFGYGLSYTHFVHTLASAPKVVSIPVDGHRHRNSSSNIANKAIKVTHARCGKLSVSLHVDVKNVGSRDGTHTLLVFSAPPAGKGHWAPLKQLVGFHKVHLPPKAQQRVRINIHVCKLLSVVDTSGTRRIPMGSHTLHIADIKHSLALHPQTLGIIKT